From the Periophthalmus magnuspinnatus isolate fPerMag1 chromosome 1, fPerMag1.2.pri, whole genome shotgun sequence genome, one window contains:
- the prokr1a gene encoding prokineticin receptor 1a has translation MAASSNLSSEMDVCENDVDYQVSLEDVDVPGGLVFMWASVMMAVVLVLIMAVCGLGNLVLMWSLVRSGGLRSLADRLVLNLALSDALVALCCPLLLDYYTVRGLSWRFGASACAIVGYVRALSLHVSTNVLLGIAVDRYLAIMHPLRPRCHRSWPVLLGVWLVPALVSVPVVLTSAQTQFSGADGVLKTFCGQVWSVDLQTLYQSYFLSVMILQFLFPVGVMTFCYIQVCRELWFKTVPGFQTSQIQLRLRRRRRTVLVLVLVLAAYVACWSPYYVFSVLRDFHASFMSTQRHALTVFYAVDCLAMSNAVLNTLSFVWVKKPNRTRTRTGLRLRTFIKTKSSLEDNRTTSNRGDRDLERTILDLV, from the exons ATGGCCGCCAGCTCCAACCTGAGCTCAGAGATGGACGTCTGCGAGAACGACGTGGACTATCAG GTGTCGTTGGAGGACGTGGACGTCCCTGGTGGTCTCGTGTTCATGTGGGCGTCGGTGATGATGGCCGTGGTGCTGGTCCTCATCATGGCGGTGTGTGGTCTGGGTAACTTGGTCTTGatgtggtctctggtccggtctggTGGTCTCCGGTCTCTGGCGGACAGACTAGTCCTAAACCTGGCCCTGTCTGATGCTCTGGTGGCTctgtgctgccccctgctgctggATTACTACACGGTGCGCGGGCTCAGCTGGAGGTTCGGGGCGAGCGCCTGCGCCATCGTCGGATACGTCAGAGCGCTGTCCCTGCACGTGTCCACCAACGTGCTGCTGGGGATCGCCGTGGACAG GTACCTGGCGATCATGCATCCTTTGCGGCCGCGCTGTCACCGCTCGTGGCCCGTTCTTCTGGGGGTCTGGTTAGTCCCGGCTCTGGTCTCGGTCCCGGTGGTCCTCACCTCGGCTCAGACCCAGTTCTCAGGAGCAGATGGAGTCCTCAAGACCTTCTGCGGTCAG gTGTGGAGTGTGGACCTGCAGACTCTGTATCAGTCGTACTTCCTGTCGGTGATGATCCTGCAGTTCCTGTTTCCTGTCGGGGTCATGACCTTCTGCTACATCCAAGTCTGCAGAGAACTCTGGTTCAaa acTGTCCCGGGGTTCCAGACGTCTCAGATCCAGTTGCGTCTTCGCCGTCGTCGTAGGACAGTCCTTGtcctcgtcctggtcctggcGGCCTACGTCGCCTGCTGGAGTCCGTACTACGTGTTTTCGGTTCTGCGGGACTTCCACGCGTCCTTCATGTCCACGCAGAGACACGCCCTCACCGTCTTCTATGCTGTGGACTGTCTGGCCATGTCCAACGCCGTCCTCAACACGCTCAGCTTCGTCTGGGTCAAGAAACCGAaccggaccaggactaggactggaCTTAGGCTCAGGACTTTCATCAAGACCAAGTCCAGTCTGGAGGACAACCGGACCACGTCCAACAGGGGAGACCGAGACCTGGAGAGGACtatcttagacctggtttag